The following is a genomic window from Candidatus Zixiibacteriota bacterium.
GACGAACGATACTGATGCTCATGAAGGGTTATCTCCCTCGCTTATTCACTTTACGGTAAAAGATGGCCGCCTCTCCATATTTGGCGTCGAGTCGTTCCTTAAATGACTCCATCTTGTTCTGTTTGGCCGCTGCTACGAGCGGCTCCAATTCGATCTCCAGAACTTCAGCCATCCTGGCAACCATCTCAGGGCTCGGAATCTCACGGTACTGCTCCACGCGTGTAACGTAGGCTGGTGAGATTCTTGTCGACCCGTCTGCTGTCATCCGTTCAATGAACTCCTTGACCGTCCATCCCTTTTCTGTTCTGGCATTCCGGATCATCCCTCCAAAGTCCATGCCCTCTCCAATCGTGTGACACTGGTGTTTACGTCTCCTTTGCCTCGGACCAATTTTAGTGTATTTAGGTTATCTTGTCAATACTATTCTTTCGATTGATCGTGAAATGTGATGTTCGACGGGGATTGACTGTACGTGCGGAAAACCCCTTGACTGGAGCGGGGTTACGGGGGTAGTTTATTAGTGTTGTGTCTTATTGAATCATCCAAGGGGGAGTCAACGCCCCTCTAGAATAGACGGCCGAGGCTTACAGCGTCTCAGATCCTCGTGCGGGAAATCCGGGACTTCGTCGAGCCCGAGCGTGGGGAGTCAAATGGAACCCAAACAAGCATTCGTGTTGAGGATTGCGCCGGGAGGCGTGGATCTAGTCCAAAAGGCGCTGTCCAGCGATCAGATTGTCATTGGTTGGACTGAGGCCGAGGGGCTTCTGGATGAATCTCTGGACTGGGAGTCGTTCCGGGAGATTGTCCGGAGGGCGTACTACGCAAACGAGGATAACCTCCGACTGGCTGGAGGGGCTGCTGGACATCTTTGGCGATTCA
Proteins encoded in this region:
- a CDS encoding helix-turn-helix transcriptional regulator; the encoded protein is MDFGGMIRNARTEKGWTVKEFIERMTADGSTRISPAYVTRVEQYREIPSPEMVARMAEVLEIELEPLVAAAKQNKMESFKERLDAKYGEAAIFYRKVNKRGR